Below is a genomic region from Pseudomonas svalbardensis.
TCTGCTGCGCTTCAATCACCACGCGCGCGCCGTGCATTCGTTGCAGGCGTACTTGCAGGTAATGGCTGGCGCCAAAAAAGATCGAACCACCAACCCGAAGAATGTCTTCATCCCCATCTCGCCAATGCTGAACACGCGGTTGCGAGGTGCGTTTGAGGTAGAAGAACAGCGAGGCCAGCACCCCGGCGTAGATCGCAGTCTGCAATTCCAGCAGCAGCGTGGCGACACAGGTCAGCGCCATGACCAGGAACTCGGCGCGGCTGACCCGCAACAACGCGCGAATGCCGCGATGATCCACCAGCCCCCAGGCGATCAACAGAATGCTGCCGGCCATGGCCGGGATCGGAATGTTCGCGATCAAATTCGCGCCGAAGATGGCGAACAACGCCACCCACACCGCCGAAAAAACGCCGGCCATCGGCGAGCAGGCACCTGCTTCGTAGCTCAGGCCGGAGCGGGTGAAAGAGCCGGCTGACAGCGATCCGGAAAAAAACGCACCGACCATGTTCGATAAACCCTGGGCGCGGACTTCCTGATTGGCGTCGAGCAACTGTTGGGAGCGGGCCGACAAGGATCGGGCGATTGACAGACTGGTGACCAGCCCGAGCATGCCCACTGCCACCGCGCTGGGTAGCAAGCGCAGAATCAGGTCCAGATCCAGCGGCAGCGGGCTGAAGGGCGGCAGTCGGCCGACAAATGCGCTGACCAACTTCACATGGCCAAACATCGATGGCCAGAGCCAGACCAGCAATCCGCTCAGCACCAGGGTGATCAATAGCGTCGGCCAGCGTGGCAACAGCAGTTTCAACACCACGCCCACCACGACAGTCGCCAAGCCCAGCATTAACGAAGGTTTATTCACTTCGCCGAGGTGACTGAACAGCATCATCAAACTGTTCAGCGCTGTTGCCTGGTTGGGCAATTCCAGCCCCAACAGATTCGGCAGTTGGCCGATGGCAATCACCACCGCCGCGCCGAGGGTGAAACCCAGTACTACCGAGTGCGAGACGAAATTCACCAAGGCACCGAAGCGCAGCAAACCGAGCAGCCACTGGAAAATGCCGGCAAGCAGCGTCAGCAACAGGATCAGGGTGACGTAGTCCTCTGACGCGGGAACGGCCAGCGGACTGACGCTGGCGTACAAGACAATAGAGATCGCCGCCGTAGGACCGCAGATCAAGTGCCACGAAGAGCCCCACAGACACGCGATCAGCACTGGGACAATCGCAGCGTACAGACCGTATTCAGGTGGGAGACCGGCGATCAGCGCGTAGGCAATGGATTGCGGCAACGCGAGAATCGCACCGCTGAGGCCGACGATCAGGTCACGACCGACGCTGGCGCGGGTTTGCCGGGGCATCCAGCTGAGGAAGGGGAAGAGCGAATGGCGGCTTGGGAAGGCCATGGGTCCTCTCGGGTGGGGGTTTGGGCAAGGGTAGCAGGGTGTGAGGAGTGTCAGATGAATCCACCCCTCACCCTAACCCTCTCCCCAAGGGGTAGAGGGGACTGACCGAGGTGTTCCTTCGAGCTACATCGACCTGAGATATCGAGTCGAACTCATGTTAGAACAGCATGAAGATCGGCCCCCTTTCCCCCTCTCCCCTCTGGGGAGAGGGCTGGGGTGAGGGGTGGATCCTGAGTCAGACACAATACTCAGGATCGATCCATCAAAGCTTCGCCTTCACCGCCCCCAACGCATCCTTCCCATCCACTGTCTTCACCCCATCCAGCCACTTATCCAATACCGCCGGATTAGCCTTGATCCACGCCTTGGCCGCATCAGCATTGCTGACCTTCTTGTTCACCACCTCGGCCATGATGCTGTTCTCCATTTCCTGGGTGAAACTCAGGTTGGTGAGCAGTTTGCCGACGTTCGGGCAGGCCTGTGCATAACCTTTGCGGGTCAGGGTGTAGACGCTGCCGGTGTCGCCGAAGTATTTCTCGCCGCCCTTCAGGTAATGCATTTTCAGTTGCACGTTCATCGGGTGCGGGGTCCAGCCGAGGAAGGTCACGAACTTCTGTTTCTTCACCGCGCGAGACACTTCCGCCAGCATTGCCTGCTCGCTGGACTCGACCAGTTTCCACTGACCCATGTCGAAGTCGTTCTTCTTGATGATTTCCTGCAAGGAGATGTTGGCGGGAGCGCCGGAGCCGATGCCGTAGATCTTCTTGTCGAACTTGTCGGCGTATTGGTTCAGGTCGGAAAAGTTATGCACACCCGCGTCCCAGACGTAATCCGGAACGGCGAGGGTGAATTCGGTGCCATCCAGGTTCTTCGCCAGTTGCGTGACATCGCCGGTGGCCACGAACTTGTCGTAGAAACCCTGTTGTGCCGGCATCCAGTTACCGAGAAACACGTCGACCTGACCATCTTTCAAGCCGCCAAAGGTGATCGGCACCGCCAGCGTGTCGACCTTGGCCTTGTAGCCCATGCCGTCCAGCAGAAACCCGGTGATGGCGTTGGTCGCGGCAATGTCGCTCCAGCCCGGGTCGGCCATTTTCACCGTCTCGCAACTCTGCTCGGCATACGCCGATGCACTGCCCAGAGCCAGAAGCCCGACCGTCATTGCTGTGGATAACCTACGCATGGCATTCCCCTTAACATTATTGGTTTTGGCAGGGTTGTGGATAACGTGCTTTACGCTCCAGATCGTCGAGGTCGATGTGGTTGCGCATGTACTGCTGACTGGCGTCCACCAGCGGCTGGTGATCCCAGCTCTTCAGTTTGCCGATGGTTAACGCATCGGCGACAAAACGTCGGCGCCGTTGGCTGGCGAGCACTTGTTGGTGGATCGCCGGGATATCCCATTTAGCCCGTGCTTCGGCGAAAAATTCTTCGAAAAGCGGCCGATGTTGCGGCGATTGACTGAGTTCTTCCTGTTCGCGCGGGTCGTTGTGTACATCGAAGAGTAGGCAAGGGTCGTCTTCGCTGTAGATGAATTTGTAGGCGCCACGGCGAATCATCATCAGCGGGCTGATAGTGCCTTCGGCCATGTACTCGCCGAAGACCTCGTCATGACCGCCCTGCCCTTGCAGGTGCGAGACCAGTGAGCGGCCATCCAGCGGCAGCCCCGGCTCCAGCGACCCGCCGGCCAGTTCGACGAAGGTCGGCAACAGATCGGCAGTCGAGACCGCCGCGCTGACCCGGCCAGCCCCGAATTGCCCCGGTGCACTGATCAACAGCGGCACGCGGGCGGCCATTTCGTACCAATGCATTTTGTACCAGAGCCCACGCTCGCCGAGCATGTCGCCGTGGTCGCCGGAAAACACAATGATGGTGTCATCGATCAGGCCGGTTTCCTCGAGTGTTTGCAGGAGTTTGCCGACGTTGCTGTCGATATAGCTGCACGCACCAAAGTACGCCCGACGCGCATCGCGAATCTTATCCACAGGCAGCGGTTTGTCCCACAGGTCGTAAACCTTGAGCAAACGCTGGGAGTGCGGATCAAGTTCGGTCTGCGCCGGGGTTTCAGGCAACGGGATGTCGGCGTCGTCGTACATATCCCAGAAAGCCTTGGGAATGGTGTACGGGTCGTGTGGGTGAGTCATCGAAACGGTCAGGCAGAACGGCTGATCGCCGTCCTCACGGATGTGATCGAACAAATACTGCTGGGCCTTGAACACCACCTCTTCGTCGAAATCCAGCTGATTGGTGCGTACGCACGGCCCGGCTTGCAGCACCGAAGACATGTTGTGAAACCAGGTTGGACGCACGTCTGGCTCGTCCCAGTTCACAGACCAGCCGTAATCGGCCGGGTAGATGTCGCTGGTCAGGCGTTCTTCATAGCCGTGCAGCTGATCCGGTCCGCAGAAATGCATCTTGCCCGACAGCGCGGTGCGGTAGCCGAGTCGACGCAGGTAGTGAGCATAAGTCGGTACATCGGCGGGGAAATCGGCCGCGTTGTCGTAGGCGCCGATCTTGCTCGGCAACTGACCGCTGACCAGGGTAAAACGCGACGGCGCGCACAATGGGCTATTGCAATAAGCGGCGTCGAACACCACGCCTTGGGCGGCGAGGCGGCTGAGATTCGGCAGTTTGATGGGCGAAGGACCGTAAAACGGCAACATTGGCGCGGCCATCTGATCGGCCATGATGAAAAGAATATTCTTGCGCTTCATGTGATCGCGGCATTCCATAGTGAATATTTATGCGAGAGTGCTGCGATCGAGCATGTAGCCCACGCAACTTGTGGTAAAGCCCATGCACGGCAATGACTAGGATAAGCACAGCTTATGTATGATGCCCTCGGTGATTTGTCTCTGGATTTGCTTCGCGCTTTTGAAGCGGCGGCCCGTCAACGCAGCTTCACGGCGGCCGCAGTGGAGCTTGGCACCACGCAACCGGCCATCAGCCAACAGATCAAACGGTTGGAAGAACAACTCGGGACGCGGCTGTTCGACCGGATCTATCGCGGCATCGAACTGACCGAGGCCGGGACGATCCTGTTTGAGCAGGTTCAGCTCGGATTGCAGAACATCGATTCAGGATTGAGCGCGATCAGCGCACAGCACCAGCATGAAGTGTTGCAGGTCGCCACCGATTTCGCCTTCGCCGCGTATTGGCTGATGCCGCGGCTGCACCGCTTTCATGCCGCCAATCCTCAGGTGGATGTCAGTCTGGTCACCAGCGAACGCAGCCTCAACATGCTGCGCACCGATATTGATGTGGCAGTGTTGTTTGGTGATGGCCGATTCAAACAGGGCGAAAGCCATTGGCTGTTCAGCGAGGAAGTATTTCCGGTGTGCAGCCCGCTGCTGTTGAAGGATCGTCCCCTGCCCTTGCCCTCCCAGTCATTGCTCGAGTTCCCGCTGCTGCACCTTCGAGGCGAAAACAGCAGCAACTGGTTCGACTGGAGCGGCGTGTTTCGTGAGTTGGGGATTGCTTCTGCGCCAGCGCCCGGGCAATTGCGCTTCGACAATTACACGCTGTTGATTCAAGCGGCGATTGGCGGCCAAGGTGTGGCGATTGGATGGCGGCACCTTGTGGATAACTTGCTTGCGCAGGGATTGTTATGCCGACCGATTGCGGAAACGGTGATTTCCAGGCTCGGCTATTACGTGGTCCTGCCCCAGCGGAAACGGCGTGGAGCGCTGATTCAACAGTTTGTGGACTGGCTGATGGCTGAGCAGGCCAGCAGTGCGCAATCGTTGAACGGCCTGCCGCTGCCATCTATCGCTGTATAGCCTCGGTCGCGACGAAGGTCACGTGTTCGCCGACATGCAGGTTCAACCGCAATTCATCGGCAATCCCCACGGCCGCCCGGCTCAACCGTTCAAGCGGTTCGGCGAGGCCCGGCTCCAGGCTACTGCTGACGTGGCTGAAATGTTCGATGGTCAGCCCGGGCACCCCGCGCGGCGCATTCACCAGCGTCCAGTGCAGGGTGCTGCTTTGCAGGGCCTCGCGAATTTCTTCGGCGGCGTGGCGTTGAAGTTGATCTTCTATTTCCGGATCGTCCAATACCTCGAAATCGCCCACCAGAAATAACCGGGCAATTCCCGAGGCCTGCATGCCATCGATCAGAGCATCCACCGCCAGGACTTGCTCGACCGGGCCGGGCACGATGGATTTTTCCACGTGCTCGCTGTTCATCGGTAACCCGGGTGCATCCAGCAGACAGATCACCGATGAACAACCGGCGACGCTCTGCTTGACCCGCTTGGCGTCGAACAAATCGCCGCTCTTGGTCCGCAGTCCCGGGCGCGGCGCGAGCGCCGTCAAATCATCGAGAATCGCGATCACTTCATGTTGGCGCCGCAGCATTTCAGCCATCAGCGCACTGCCCAGGCTACTCATGGCACCATAAAGCACCACTTTCACCACCGGGGTTTCGGCATTTTTCATGGCCGTGCTCCGTTCTTCCTATCTATATGGCGTGTGACCTGTGGGAAACAGCGCCAGTTCGACTCGGTTTCAGAGGGTTTCAAATGCAGCGGATCAGGGGCTACCACGCGCATGTCTATTTCGATGCCAGCACCCTCCCACAGGCGCGAGCCTTGTGTGAGCAGGCGGCGCAATTGTTTCCAGTGAAGATGGGCCGCGTCCATGAACTACCGGTGGGCCCACACCCGGACTGGAGCTGCCAGTTGGCTTTCGAGCCGCAATACATCGGCGACGTGCTGCCCTGGCTTGCGCTCAACCGCAAGGGTTTGGTGGTGTTCCTGCACCCGGACACCGGCGACGATCTGCTCGACCACACCGAGCATGCCATCTGGATGGGCGCGATTCGCCCGCTGGATCTGTCTATTTTTTGATCAGTTTACAACTGTTCCTCGGGTTCGCCGGGCAAATGTTCGTCCAGATGCAGCCAGGGCAGTCGGTTGTCAGTCCAGATATGCCTTTCGGCGGGTGCGTGCTCGGGATGATCGAGGGTGGCGATGGTCACGTCGATGCTGTCCAGGCTCAGGTGCGTGACCAGCGCCAGTTGCGCCCCACAGTTTGAGCAGAAATACCGTACGCAGGTTGTCGAAGAGTCGTACTGCGCGGGTGTCCCTTTCACCCATTCAAAGGCTGACGCGGGCACGGTGATCCAGGTGGTCACAATCCCGCCGCTGACCCGTCGGCAAATCGAACAATGACAGTGGGCGATGTCGTGCAAAGGCCCGCTGAATTGATAGCGCAGATGTCCGCAGTGGCAGCCGCCTGTATGAATGTCGGCCATGTTTTTTCCTCCTGCCCCGTATTCAGGGACTGTGAACCCGTCCGACGACCGGTTGCACATCGGGTCAATGCTTTCATTCGCGAAAGCTGGGTGAAAGCTTCCCCGATTAGGATCGCCCCACTACCGGCAGCAGACCGGTCGGCCAATGCCAGTGTTTTATCGCTCGCACAGCCCATTTAACAACAACAATGGTGATCCTGATGTCCGCTTCTACCCGCCGCTTCGCTGTCACTCCGCCCATACGCCTCGTGCTTCCCGTTCTGCGCTGACCCACCCGGTTCGCCCATTCCCTAGCCGCGCTATGCCTGGAGTATTCCTATGCTGACTTTCCTTGGCTTTGCCATGGTCATCACGTTCATGTTCCTGATCATGACCAAGCGCCTGTCCGCGCTGATCGCTCTGATCATCATCCCGATCCTGTTCGCGCTGTTCGGTGGTTTTGCGCCGAAGATCGGCCCGATGATGCTCGAAGGCATCACCAAGCTCGCACCGACCGGTGTGATGCTGATGTTCGCCATTCTGTACTTCGCCTTGATGATCGATTCCGGCCTGTTCGACCCGGCCGTGCGCAAGATCCTCAAACTGGTCAAGGGCGACCCGTTGAAAGTTTCGGTCGGCACCGCCGTACTGGCGCTCGTCGTCTCCCTCGATGGGGACGGCGCGACCACTTATATGATCTGCGTGGCCGCCATGCTGCCGCTCTACAGCCGCATCGGCATGAGCCCGCGGATCATGGCCGGTCTGATCATCCTCGCCGGTGGCGTGATGAACATGACCCCATGGGGCGGCCCGACCGCCCGTGCGGCCAGTGCGCTGCATGTGGACCCGTCGGACATCTTCGTACCGATGATTCCGGCGATGGCTGCCGGGGTGCTGGCAATTCTCGTGATCGCCTACTTCTACGGCAAGCGTGAGCGTGCGCGTCTGGGTGAGTTGCACCTGGTGGGCGATGAAATCGACCACAGTGAAATCAGCGTTTCGCAATTCCCCGATGCCCGTCGTCCGAAGTTGATCTGGTTCAACGGCGCCCTGACCCTGGGCTTGATGTGCACCCTGATCGCGGGCCTGTTGCCGCTGCCGGTGCTGTTCATGGTGGCGTTCAGTATCGCGATGATCGTCAACTACCCGTGCCTCCAACAACAGAAGGACCGCGTTGCGGCCCACGCCGGTAGCGTGCTGGCGGTGGTCGGGTTGATCTTTGCCGCGGGCATCTTCACCGGTATCCTGACGGGCACCGGTATGGTCGACGCGATGTCGAAAAGCCTGCTGGCGGTCATCCCGGATTTCCTCGGCCCGTATCTGGCCGTGATCACTGCGCTGGTAAGCATGCCGTTCACGTTCTTCATGTCGAACGATGCATTTTATTACGGCGTGTTACCGGTACTTGCGGAAGCCGCCAGTCATTACGGTATAACCGCGGTTGAAATGGCACGTGCCTCGATCGTCGGTCAGCCCGTCCACTTGTTGAGCCCGCTGGTACCATCGACTTACTTGTTGGTGGCCCTGGCCGGTATCGACTTCGGTGACCATCAGCGCTTCACCCTGAAATGGGCAGTGCTGGTGTGCATGTGCATACTGGTTGCCGCGTTGCTGATGGGGATTTTTCCGCTGTTCAGCACTCTATAAGCCCAAGACTCACCATGACGGGTCCAGGCTTTGCTGTTTGAAGCCCGGGCCTTCGTGGTTTAACAATCGCTCAAAGGAATACACATGGAATGGCTGACCAACCCTGAAATCTGGGTTGCCTTCTTCACCCTGACCGCCCTGGAAATCGTCCTGGGTATCGATAACATCATCATGATTTCGATCCTGGTCAGCCGCATGCCCAAACACATGCAGCAGCGCACCCGGATTTTCGGCCTGGCGCTGGCCATGGTCACGCGGATCCTGTTGTTGCTGTCGATCACCTGGGTCATGCGCCTCACCGCCGACCTGTTCGAAATGTTCGGCCAGGGTATTTCCGGGCGAGACCTGATCCTGTTCTTCGGTGGTCTGTTCCTGCTGTGGAAGAGCTCGCAAGAGATGTACCACGCACTGGAAGGCGAGGATGAGACCCACGAGGAGCCGACCGCCAAGGGTGGCAGCTTCCTGTACACCATCATCCAGATTGCGATTATCGACATCGTGTTCTCCCTGGACTCGGTGATCACCGCCGTGGGTATGGTTTCCCATGTGCCGGTCATGGTCGCTGCGATCATCGTCGCCGTACTGGTGATGATGCTGGCGGCTGGCACCATCAGCGAATTCATCGACAAGCACCCGTCGCTGAAAATGCTGGCGCTGTCGTTCCTGTTGCTGGTCGGTACCGTGTTGATTGCCGAGTCCTTCGAAGTGCATTTGCCAAAAGGCTACGTGTACTTCGCCATGGCGTTCTCGCTGGCAGTGGAAGCGATCAACATCAAGATGCGCACCGCAATGATGAAAAAGAAGAAGCAGCAGCAGGACCCAGTGAAACTGCGCAAGGATATTCCGGGTCAGTAACCCGAACCTGTGCACTGGCTGGTGTCAGCCAGTGCACAAAACCTGTGGGAGCGAGCCTGCTCGCGATAGCGGCCTGTCAGTCAGCATCAATGTTGAATGTGACGGCCCCATCGCGAGCAGGCTCGCTCCCACATTTTTTTTGCTCTGTGATTACCCTGGCGGATCGAGGTTATCCAGCACTCGATTTACCGCCAATTCCCCCAACATGATGCTTTGCTGAATCCCCAGCAGAGTGCTGCGCTGTGGGCCATCCAGAAACCCCGCGAAATCACTGGCCATTACGCTGGCTGACGCCAACGATTCGCAGGCGTGCGCGAGCAAGGTTTCGTTATCGACCTTGGGGTCTATGAAGAAAATGCCGCTGGGTTTGCGCGGCGGGTTGGGTGTGACTTTGAACATAGGGACTTTCTCCAGTATGGCCGCAACCCGTTCGCTACTAATACGAAAGGGTGGCAGCTGTGCACAGGTTAGTAGACCGGCAAAGTCACCTAAAACACCCGGCGCGCCCGGGGGCGCCCTATGCACAGCCACCATCAAGCGCAGGCGGATACCTGACTGGATGACGCTTGTACAACCGAGATGACTGGCCGGACTACTAAACCCGATCACTGATGGGCAGTGACGGGAGCCAAGTTACCGACGAGCCTCTAGGCGCACAAGCCGGCGGATTCTGGCGTAACCGTAGGCAACGGCGCAAGGCGTTGTAGCCTCCGAGAAGTAACTCTGGGTGTCATTAAACATGTGTCGCAGAGCGCGTGAATCACACCAACGCAATTGAAGAATTAGCCGACAGTCCATTCCAGAGGTTGACGCATCATGCTTGGGTGGTTAGCGTCCCCCGCTCGCTTCAAACGACAATGACAAGGAATGCATATGTCTGGAAAACCGGCTGCACGCCTCACGGACCCGACCACCTGTCCCTCCCCGGTCACGGTACCAACCCGATTGCCAGCGGCTCACCCGATGTCTTTTTCAACGGTCTCGCCGCCGCTCGGGTCAGCGACAAATGCACCTGCGGTCAAGCCCTCAGCGGTGGATTCTCTTCAACGGTGTTCATTAACGGCCTGAACGCCATGACCCTCGACAGCACCGCCAGCCATGGCGGCGTGGTGATCGGCGGCTCCGGCAACGTCATCATCGGCAGCAGTCACACCCCCGCGCCATTCATTCCGCCCTTGCCGATCATTGGTCAGCCCTTGGTCGAATTCAAAGCCATCAGCGCCGGTAACGGCGAACCGATTGCCCAGCAAGACTACGAAATCGAAACCGCCGAAGGCCGCATCGTCAAAGGCCAGACCAACGCTCAGGGTATGACTCAGAGCGTCGTCACCCTACAGCCCGACCTCGCCGTCGTCCGCTGGATCGTCTGACCCTCAAGGAAGAATGAAATGACTGGACAATGCATGGCCCCAGACGATCTGGACATGAAAAAACTCTGGGGCAGTACCTGCGAACTCCCCGCCTGCAAGCGCGAAACCACTAAGGGCGGCCCGAACCCGAAAACCCGCGTCGAAGTGCCGTTGCTGACGTGTAATTGCCTATGGCGCAGGTTTCAGAAAGAAGCCGAAGAATGGGTCGCACCGGGCGGCGTGTTGATTGCTGATCCGCAAGCACGCAATCGCAAGATTAACGCGGCCTATGCGCAGTTGTGGCTGGCGGATAACCGGTTTCAGTGGGCGGGGTTGGCGGCGTTTGCTTCGAAGCAGGTGGGGTGTGGGTTGATCCATGCCACCAAGTTGCAAACGGCTATTGCGGCGCAGAAGACGGCGCAGGTGAAATTGCGGACGGGTAAGTCGGAAACCATTTTCGAAGGGTTTGGGTTCAAGCTCAGCAAGACTGATCCCGAAATCGAGAAAGAGTTAGCGAACGCCAAAGCGGCCAATCCTCTTCCCACTGAGGATATTACCTTCGGCGACAACTCCCGTTCCGCTGTTCAGCAGCAGTTGGACTACGTGTATGAAATGCTGGCGCTTGGGAACACTTCGCTATTTCTGGACGTTTATCCGTTGCATCGGTTTTTTATGGTGCGGGGTTATAAGGAAATGGAGAAGTGCTTGAAGAGCCGTCGTAGCATTGTGAAAGACGTGATGTGGTCGATTGCAGGGACGGTAGAGTTTGGTGTTGATGCAGGCGAGATATATCGGACCTTTGAAGCCATTGATGTCGGCGACATTGCCGAAAGCGTAAGGCAGATGGCGCGTCATGAACAGTTGAATATCTTGCAACCAGCCATGTACGAGGACACCTACTTCGCAGCGCTGATGCGTAGCACGCACGCAGGTAACTATGTGTCTGTGGTAACAGGGTTGATGTCCGGCGTGGCAGAAGAAATTCAATTAACGCTGGCTAGTCAATGTAAAGCACCTGATAGCAGGCAGGTTTCATTTTCCAAGAACCCTGTGGCTAATCTTGCGGACAAAGATCAGCGGATGGAGTTCGTATTACGTGCAGCCAGTCAATTTGACAATTTGCTTAAAAATCCCGCAACTCGTGCTCAGTTGAAGCAATCGATTACGGACATTGCCAATGGAGGCGGGATTAAGTGATGAGGTTTTCACGTCGAGCGCTGATTATCGCGACTGGGTCAGTTGTCTTGTTGGCGGGTGCTGTAGCGTATTTCATGTCCAATTCAGCCACGCTCTATGCCCATGTCGGCAAAGCATATGCCGAGGTCGTCAAAGACTCTACTTTCCCCGTCGAGCGCCAAACCGCCGTTTACCCAAGCGAACCTCCCGAAGTTGACTCCACCTGGATAAGCAGTCCGGTCGTCATTACGTTTGATGATCCTGAACATGGCTTTACCTTGCCCAAAACCATCTACGGGGCTGTGGGTTACAGCAAGGGAAAAGTGGATGGCATCACTACGTCTCCGATGGTGGAGACGCTACCTTTCGCCCAAACAGCAAAACTGTTGGGCGAGCTGCAATCCATGTTCAAAAAGACCGGTTGGACACCTGAGCTGGCTGAAGGTAACGACTGGATAAAAGTATCGAGTGACGAAGAGAAACGACAGTTGCAAGCCAAGCTGTTTGATCAGGCTGACGGAGTAATTCTTCTGATTCCCAACAAATACAGTCTGTTACTGCACATCAAATGCTACGCCCACTGTGATGAGCGAGACGCCGAAACAGCCAGGTATCTGATCGACATACGGCTGAGCAGGGATCATTTCAGCGATTGAGTTCTCCCCCCGATTTTAGGGCTGCTGCGCAGCCCAGCGGGAACAAGCGCCCTCGCCGCAGGTTATGTTCGCGTAACCTTTCAACTGAGAGACTGAGATCTATGGGCCCCTTTTTCAAATCTGCATCAACCTGTTTTCATGACAGTTTTGTTTCAATCGCTTCTTTAGCTGTGCGATGCTGGCGCACAGACCGTTAGCCAACTACAGCTTAAGTACACGAACGTAGAACGTCGCGCGGCACCGTCAACTTGCCCCTTTGGGGCGCTACCACCACAGGGGGCCTGCATGCTCACCCTGCTCAATTTGTTATCTGCCGTGGCCTTGTTGATTTGGGGCACGCACATCGTCCGAACCGGCATCCTGCGGGTCTACGGTTCCAACCTGCGCCATGTGATTGGCCGGAACATGTCCAAGCGCTGTCTGGCGTTCATCTCGGGGATTGTCGTGACGGCGATGGTCCAGAGCAGCAATGCCACCGCCATGCTCGTCACTTCCTTTGTCGGTCAGGGCCTGATGGCGCTGACCCCAGCCCTGGCGACCATGCTCGGGGCCGACGTCGGTACCGCGCTGATGGCGCGGGTGCTGACCTTCGACCTGTCATGGCTGTCACCGCTGCTGATCTTTCTTGGGGTGATTTTCTTCCTGTCGCGCAAACAGACCCGAGTCGGACAGATGGGCCGGGTCAGTATCGGACTGGGGCTGATCATTCTGGCGCTGCAACTGATCGTCGAGGCTGCCGCGCCGATTACTCAGGCCCAAGGCGTGAAGGTGATTTTTGCCTCGCTGACCGGCGACATCCTGCTGGATGCCTTGGTCGGCGCGTTGTTCGCAATGGTTTCCTATTCCAGCCTGGCCGCCGTCCTGCTGACCGCAACCCTGGCCGGTGCCGCAGTGATCAGCCTGCCCGTGGCCATCGGTCTGGTGA
It encodes:
- a CDS encoding SulP family inorganic anion transporter yields the protein MAFPSRHSLFPFLSWMPRQTRASVGRDLIVGLSGAILALPQSIAYALIAGLPPEYGLYAAIVPVLIACLWGSSWHLICGPTAAISIVLYASVSPLAVPASEDYVTLILLLTLLAGIFQWLLGLLRFGALVNFVSHSVVLGFTLGAAVVIAIGQLPNLLGLELPNQATALNSLMMLFSHLGEVNKPSLMLGLATVVVGVVLKLLLPRWPTLLITLVLSGLLVWLWPSMFGHVKLVSAFVGRLPPFSPLPLDLDLILRLLPSAVAVGMLGLVTSLSIARSLSARSQQLLDANQEVRAQGLSNMVGAFFSGSLSAGSFTRSGLSYEAGACSPMAGVFSAVWVALFAIFGANLIANIPIPAMAGSILLIAWGLVDHRGIRALLRVSRAEFLVMALTCVATLLLELQTAIYAGVLASLFFYLKRTSQPRVQHWRDGDEDILRVGGSIFFGASHYLQVRLQRMHGARVVIEAQQINFIDYSGVEMLHQEARRLLRQDRSLTLRRARPQVVEELRKLEGAEKCPIRFED
- the choX gene encoding choline ABC transporter substrate-binding protein; the encoded protein is MRRLSTAMTVGLLALGSASAYAEQSCETVKMADPGWSDIAATNAITGFLLDGMGYKAKVDTLAVPITFGGLKDGQVDVFLGNWMPAQQGFYDKFVATGDVTQLAKNLDGTEFTLAVPDYVWDAGVHNFSDLNQYADKFDKKIYGIGSGAPANISLQEIIKKNDFDMGQWKLVESSEQAMLAEVSRAVKKQKFVTFLGWTPHPMNVQLKMHYLKGGEKYFGDTGSVYTLTRKGYAQACPNVGKLLTNLSFTQEMENSIMAEVVNKKVSNADAAKAWIKANPAVLDKWLDGVKTVDGKDALGAVKAKL
- the betC gene encoding choline-sulfatase — its product is MKRKNILFIMADQMAAPMLPFYGPSPIKLPNLSRLAAQGVVFDAAYCNSPLCAPSRFTLVSGQLPSKIGAYDNAADFPADVPTYAHYLRRLGYRTALSGKMHFCGPDQLHGYEERLTSDIYPADYGWSVNWDEPDVRPTWFHNMSSVLQAGPCVRTNQLDFDEEVVFKAQQYLFDHIREDGDQPFCLTVSMTHPHDPYTIPKAFWDMYDDADIPLPETPAQTELDPHSQRLLKVYDLWDKPLPVDKIRDARRAYFGACSYIDSNVGKLLQTLEETGLIDDTIIVFSGDHGDMLGERGLWYKMHWYEMAARVPLLISAPGQFGAGRVSAAVSTADLLPTFVELAGGSLEPGLPLDGRSLVSHLQGQGGHDEVFGEYMAEGTISPLMMIRRGAYKFIYSEDDPCLLFDVHNDPREQEELSQSPQHRPLFEEFFAEARAKWDIPAIHQQVLASQRRRRFVADALTIGKLKSWDHQPLVDASQQYMRNHIDLDDLERKARYPQPCQNQ
- a CDS encoding choline sulfate utilization transcriptional regulator — encoded protein: MYDALGDLSLDLLRAFEAAARQRSFTAAAVELGTTQPAISQQIKRLEEQLGTRLFDRIYRGIELTEAGTILFEQVQLGLQNIDSGLSAISAQHQHEVLQVATDFAFAAYWLMPRLHRFHAANPQVDVSLVTSERSLNMLRTDIDVAVLFGDGRFKQGESHWLFSEEVFPVCSPLLLKDRPLPLPSQSLLEFPLLHLRGENSSNWFDWSGVFRELGIASAPAPGQLRFDNYTLLIQAAIGGQGVAIGWRHLVDNLLAQGLLCRPIAETVISRLGYYVVLPQRKRRGALIQQFVDWLMAEQASSAQSLNGLPLPSIAV
- a CDS encoding NAD(P)-dependent oxidoreductase, whose amino-acid sequence is MKNAETPVVKVVLYGAMSSLGSALMAEMLRRQHEVIAILDDLTALAPRPGLRTKSGDLFDAKRVKQSVAGCSSVICLLDAPGLPMNSEHVEKSIVPGPVEQVLAVDALIDGMQASGIARLFLVGDFEVLDDPEIEDQLQRHAAEEIREALQSSTLHWTLVNAPRGVPGLTIEHFSHVSSSLEPGLAEPLERLSRAAVGIADELRLNLHVGEHVTFVATEAIQR
- a CDS encoding DOPA 4,5-dioxygenase family protein, translated to MQRIRGYHAHVYFDASTLPQARALCEQAAQLFPVKMGRVHELPVGPHPDWSCQLAFEPQYIGDVLPWLALNRKGLVVFLHPDTGDDLLDHTEHAIWMGAIRPLDLSIF
- a CDS encoding GFA family protein; the encoded protein is MADIHTGGCHCGHLRYQFSGPLHDIAHCHCSICRRVSGGIVTTWITVPASAFEWVKGTPAQYDSSTTCVRYFCSNCGAQLALVTHLSLDSIDVTIATLDHPEHAPAERHIWTDNRLPWLHLDEHLPGEPEEQL